TACACGCAAAAAAAAAGCTGTGTCATGTCAGCCTGATTGGCGGATCCAATCTACTGTATTACAAACACActcaggcctcctttggttcataggataggaattttataggaataggaaaatcataggaaatgagatgacatgcatctcaattcctacaGAGAAAGAGATGTTATTTGGTgtataggataggaatttttccattgagtctaggctaatgtttttttttcctccaaaatatgaaggattgattcctatcctacatatgAATAGAAatccattcctataaaccaaagggcttcaaataattttttcctttgcaaatcctatcctatagagttcctacaaaattcctacaaaccaaagaagGCCTCAATCGTGCAAAATCCATCGATCAGTGTTTTCAAAAAAAGAATACACAAGACTTAATGTTTTCTCGCCGGAAAAAAAAGTAACATGGTGCTTTGTGCAAATCTAACCTTGAACGCGGCGCTTTGCTGCAATTTACTCCTTCCTTCGTTTTCTCTTCCTTCGTTCGTTCTGGTCGTTTCGGTGAATCGATCTCGCCCACCAAACCCGACCACCCGATCCCCCGGACAGCCGGAGagcgaggcgaagcggcgacgCCTACCGCAACCATGCTCAGGGTCGCAGGTCGACGCATATCCTCCCATCTCGCATGGCGCcccgccgcggccgcctccgccggcAGCAGCCCCCTCGCCGGCGGCCTCCCTGGCGACGACTTCCCCCGGGACCAGAATCCGCGCTTCGCCATCGAATCACCCTTCCACGTCGCTGCCAGAGGTGCACTTCCTGCCGCCCCGGTCCCTCCGTCAATGTCTCCCTCCGATCTGCGACACATGGGGAACCCATCCCTGTTCCTAGGGTTTACAGAGCCAGCGTTGGGCGTGGCCATCTAGAGTTGAAAATCATCTGAGATTTGAGGGATTTGAGTTAGGGATTGGAGGGAGTGTGAAGAGCATTTGGGGAATTTCTGGATCGTTCCTCACCGATCCCTTCTCTGTGTTCTGATTTATATTTGTTTGTACAATTTACATTTTAGACCCTAAGGATTCCTCTAATTACATTATCTATACACCAACACTC
Above is a window of Triticum aestivum cultivar Chinese Spring chromosome 6B, IWGSC CS RefSeq v2.1, whole genome shotgun sequence DNA encoding:
- the LOC123137193 gene encoding uncharacterized protein — protein: MGGYASTCDPEHGCGRRRRFASLSGCPGDRVVGFGGRDRFTETTRTNEGRENEGRSKLQQSAAFKVEQSRRPRDDYIGIVVDWLMDVVDEFKLLADTLYLRIHTLANSSQRDKLSLLVSLHYLLLS